One part of the Bdellovibrio bacteriovorus genome encodes these proteins:
- a CDS encoding murein hydrolase activator EnvC family protein, producing the protein MKLAQILLALVFSLSLGAKAANPTDVDNLAKDFEATKKKLEDAELKQRQVLSALYQLNKKIKKIVTEKGEMSQQRAFLEVNIRNLTQKVEDLDLKSRQQRTLLAERLRAMYKLGGPSIARFLFSSSSSAFLERNLKILGVVAARDLELIKNYSRDLKDLESKRKTLAQRLDSMKTVEQKIAAQEKALRKEQDLKGKLLDGIRKNKLFAINKINGLREKSLQYNIDDAGLFDLLFKPSFADQKGELSAPLEGVITRKFGLMKGQDHPYTLTHKGIFISAAKGSNIKAVFEGKVSYVGTLPGFGTTLIVDHGDHYYSVYSHAQEVKVNTGDEVTGSQVLAQVGEAPQDGSSGLYFEIRHFSEPYDPQQWMKGL; encoded by the coding sequence TTGAAGCTTGCACAGATTCTGTTGGCATTGGTGTTTTCATTGTCGTTGGGGGCGAAAGCCGCAAATCCCACCGACGTGGACAACCTTGCCAAAGACTTTGAAGCGACCAAGAAAAAGCTTGAAGATGCCGAGCTGAAGCAACGTCAGGTCCTGTCGGCTCTTTATCAGTTGAATAAGAAAATCAAAAAGATCGTGACCGAAAAAGGGGAGATGTCGCAGCAGCGGGCTTTCCTCGAGGTGAATATCCGAAATCTCACCCAAAAAGTGGAGGATCTGGACCTAAAGTCCCGTCAGCAAAGAACTCTTTTGGCGGAACGTCTGCGGGCCATGTACAAGCTGGGCGGGCCTTCGATTGCCCGGTTCCTGTTTTCGTCCAGCAGCTCAGCGTTTTTGGAAAGAAACCTGAAAATTCTGGGTGTTGTGGCTGCTCGCGATCTTGAATTGATCAAAAACTATTCCCGGGACCTTAAGGATCTGGAAAGCAAACGCAAGACCCTGGCGCAGCGACTGGACAGCATGAAAACCGTTGAGCAAAAGATCGCTGCCCAGGAAAAAGCCTTGCGCAAAGAGCAGGACCTGAAGGGCAAGCTTCTGGATGGAATCCGCAAGAACAAGCTCTTTGCCATCAATAAAATCAACGGTCTTCGGGAAAAATCCCTGCAGTACAATATTGACGATGCCGGACTGTTTGACTTGCTCTTTAAGCCGTCCTTTGCCGACCAAAAAGGTGAGCTTTCTGCACCTCTTGAAGGTGTGATCACCCGCAAATTTGGACTTATGAAAGGTCAGGATCACCCCTATACTTTAACTCACAAGGGAATTTTCATCTCCGCGGCCAAGGGTAGCAATATCAAAGCCGTGTTTGAAGGAAAGGTTTCCTATGTCGGAACGCTTCCGGGCTTTGGAACAACTCTGATTGTGGATCATGGCGATCACTACTACAGCGTCTATTCCCATGCACAAGAAGTGAAGGTGAACACTGGTGACGAGGTCACGGGTTCTCAGGTGCTGGCTCAGGTGGGTGAAGCCCCGCAAGACGGCAGTTCCGGACTGTATTTTGAAATTAGACATTTTTCCGAACCCTACGACCCGCAACAGTGGATGAAAGGACTCTAA
- a CDS encoding cell division protein FtsX, translating to MRPHQKNWALKVSTLVVVTACFVVMGAALLVSQNFRNILTLWGEDVQMTVYLSQDLSEKGRQDIESKIKENENVAGVKFVTQEQALGDFRSQMASYAPDISQDEELLRLIPASLLVQLKSDVAAAEQTTVLQSMAGKLRQLEGVDEVSYGQDWVEKYAALVNAIELTLRALCLVILAASLFVMSNAIRASVQARKDEIVVLEMIGATPSMIRKPFLVEGAVLGVVSSVLSLGLCFAVYIGIKNLLITKLSFLQLGEHIQFMGPVLLVVFVIAGTGLGALGSYLCVRRMNDGFAGSQG from the coding sequence GTGAGACCACATCAAAAGAACTGGGCGTTGAAGGTTTCCACCCTGGTTGTCGTGACCGCGTGTTTTGTGGTGATGGGTGCCGCCCTTTTGGTATCTCAGAATTTCAGAAACATTCTGACTCTGTGGGGTGAGGATGTGCAGATGACGGTTTACCTTTCTCAGGATCTTTCTGAAAAAGGCCGTCAGGACATTGAAAGTAAAATCAAAGAAAATGAAAATGTGGCAGGCGTGAAGTTTGTCACACAAGAGCAGGCTTTGGGTGACTTCCGTTCCCAGATGGCAAGTTATGCTCCGGATATCTCTCAGGATGAAGAACTGCTTCGTCTGATTCCCGCAAGTCTTTTGGTTCAACTGAAATCCGATGTGGCCGCGGCCGAGCAAACAACCGTGTTGCAGTCCATGGCCGGAAAGCTTCGTCAACTGGAGGGTGTGGATGAAGTCAGCTATGGCCAGGACTGGGTTGAAAAGTACGCTGCACTGGTTAATGCGATCGAGCTGACCTTGCGCGCGTTATGTCTGGTGATTCTGGCAGCGTCCCTGTTTGTTATGTCCAACGCCATTCGTGCCTCGGTTCAGGCGCGCAAGGACGAGATTGTGGTGCTGGAAATGATTGGTGCCACGCCTTCCATGATCCGAAAGCCATTCCTGGTGGAAGGAGCGGTGTTGGGGGTTGTTTCCTCGGTCTTGTCTTTGGGTCTTTGTTTTGCCGTTTACATCGGGATCAAAAATCTGCTGATCACGAAGCTGAGCTTCCTGCAACTGGGCGAGCACATTCAGTTTATGGGTCCGGTGCTTTTGGTGGTGTTTGTTATCGCGGGCACTGGGCTTGGGGCCTTGGGATCTTATCTGTGTGTTCGTCGCATGAATGACGGCTTTGCCGGAAGTCAGGGGTGA
- the ftsE gene encoding cell division ATP-binding protein FtsE, protein MIEFSHVYKTYPGPVHALKNIDLRIDKGEFVFLTGPSGAGKTTLFKMISAYDIATSGDVKVAGHDLLTMRDSQIPFFRRKIGVIFQDFKLLKDRTIFENVALPLQVRGDKAPAIQRRVYEVLEQVGLAHKHDQYPDFVSGGEQQRTAIARAIIHQPGVLIADEPTGNLDPRLSEEIMDLLERVCSQGTTVFVATHDHEMVRRRKKRTLQLQDGMIVGDTK, encoded by the coding sequence ATGATTGAATTCTCTCACGTCTATAAGACCTATCCAGGCCCGGTTCATGCGCTTAAGAATATTGATTTGCGCATCGACAAGGGTGAGTTCGTTTTTCTGACCGGTCCCAGTGGGGCAGGTAAAACAACTCTGTTCAAGATGATCTCAGCCTACGATATCGCCACATCAGGGGATGTGAAGGTGGCGGGCCATGATCTATTGACGATGCGAGATTCCCAAATTCCGTTCTTTCGCCGAAAAATCGGTGTGATTTTCCAGGATTTCAAACTTTTGAAGGATCGAACGATCTTTGAAAATGTCGCGTTGCCATTGCAGGTTCGCGGCGATAAAGCACCAGCCATTCAGCGCCGTGTGTACGAGGTGCTGGAGCAGGTGGGCCTTGCGCACAAGCATGATCAGTACCCGGACTTCGTTTCCGGGGGGGAGCAGCAAAGAACCGCCATTGCCCGGGCGATCATTCATCAGCCAGGAGTGCTGATTGCCGATGAGCCGACAGGAAATCTGGATCCGCGCTTAAGTGAAGAGATCATGGATCTTCTGGAACGTGTTTGCTCTCAAGGGACCACCGTCTTTGTGGCAACGCATGATCACGAGATGGTTCGTCGTCGCAAGAAGCGCACACTGCAACTGCAGGATGGAATGATTGTGGGGGACACCAAGTGA
- a CDS encoding DUF481 domain-containing protein, which translates to MKMFSIAASVFALLCSFSAAAAPVTGEAEAGAVIVSGNSDSESYAAKAKTTYTQDKNVYSAFGRYLKTDSNGVESARNWEIGARYERELTDYLGVFAGQKAESDIFNGYIQRDSSDLGLKYSVIKSDEMNWFFEVGYRYQKTLPTTGGTTHDNMGRLFTEFNKALDKTLSFKYWAEYLPNFTTTDAYLFNTEASLNVMLNSVFSLKLAYLLQYQNSIPADGKYTTTTSTMNLVAKF; encoded by the coding sequence ATGAAGATGTTCTCGATTGCCGCAAGTGTGTTCGCCTTGCTTTGTTCGTTCTCTGCCGCTGCGGCTCCGGTTACCGGTGAAGCAGAAGCTGGTGCCGTAATTGTCAGCGGTAACAGTGATTCTGAGAGTTATGCTGCGAAAGCAAAAACCACTTACACGCAGGACAAAAATGTTTATTCCGCATTCGGGCGCTACTTAAAAACGGACTCCAACGGTGTTGAATCTGCCCGCAACTGGGAAATCGGTGCTCGTTACGAACGTGAACTGACCGACTATCTGGGCGTGTTTGCCGGCCAAAAGGCAGAAAGCGATATCTTCAACGGCTACATCCAAAGGGACTCTTCCGACTTGGGTTTGAAGTACAGCGTGATCAAATCTGACGAAATGAACTGGTTCTTCGAGGTCGGTTATCGTTATCAGAAGACACTTCCAACCACTGGCGGAACGACTCATGACAACATGGGCCGTCTGTTCACCGAATTTAACAAAGCTCTGGATAAAACCTTGTCATTCAAATACTGGGCGGAGTATCTGCCGAACTTCACAACCACCGATGCTTATTTGTTCAACACGGAAGCTTCCTTGAATGTGATGTTGAACTCTGTGTTCTCTTTGAAGTTGGCTTATCTATTACAATATCAAAATTCCATTCCTGCTGATGGCAAGTACACCACAACCACGAGTACAATGAATCTCGTGGCAAAATTCTAA
- the mscL gene encoding large conductance mechanosensitive channel protein MscL codes for MFKEFKTFIMRGNVLDMAVGIIIGAAFGKIVSSFVADVLTPILSLGLGKVDFSNLFVALNGESYPTLDAAKAAGVATVNYGIFINMVLDFVIVAFAIFLIVKAANKMKKAEEPAPVTTKECPECCSSIPVKARKCAHCGSAVAS; via the coding sequence ATGTTTAAGGAGTTCAAAACGTTTATCATGCGCGGCAATGTTCTGGACATGGCCGTGGGTATCATCATCGGTGCGGCGTTCGGCAAGATTGTTTCTTCATTTGTTGCTGACGTTTTAACGCCGATTCTTTCACTGGGCCTGGGCAAGGTGGACTTCTCAAATCTTTTTGTCGCCCTGAATGGAGAATCTTATCCAACGCTGGACGCTGCCAAAGCGGCTGGTGTGGCAACTGTGAACTACGGTATCTTTATCAACATGGTTCTGGATTTTGTTATCGTGGCCTTTGCCATCTTCCTGATTGTGAAAGCTGCCAACAAGATGAAAAAGGCTGAGGAACCAGCTCCGGTGACCACGAAAGAGTGTCCGGAATGCTGCTCTTCCATCCCGGTGAAGGCCCGCAAATGCGCTCACTGCGGAAGTGCGGTTGCTTCCTAG
- a CDS encoding penicillin-binding protein 1A, whose translation MLKKILLFCVALGLVGILGVYLIIQSVRSGLPQLITVKDYQPLLVSQVYDRNNKKIGEFFRERRTLVPYEKIPKNLVNAFLAAEDDQFFSHKGINPQAIFRAALANLRAGRSVQGGSTITQQVAKTLLLSSEKTLTRKLRDILLAIEMEKNLSKEDILFLYLNQIYFGQGAYGVEQAAQTYYRKPVSKLTLSEMAILAGLPQAPSRYSPVSNPLRAKERQIYVLRRMADVGYVSKEESEAAIKEPVKVYVRENYEEYAPFYLETVRQLLVNQLGEDMVLDKGLKIYTSLDLTKQMAAQESVKEGLKSLDKRQGYRGPSKNLSDEDAIEEFLKENQKKLISDFTPERTILPDGKFADIVPVKSAQDEKLHPLLPPYIKLKDTVNGVVEKVDDALGLVYVKLPETRGVIDIETMTWARKPDSEARYDLAAIKKPSEALKKGDVILVKVVADQFNSTRLASKKKGQPTAAAPDLSKFIGLELDQEPLVEGALISFDQENQDVLAMVGGSNFAKSEFNRAIQAPRQTGSAFKAIVYASALEKGYTPATPIMDAPIVYEEGGAADDAEGQGDMKVWKPSNHSKSFGGDILFRNALVKSLNIPTVKIIEDVGVPWSMEYARRLGIYSPLNPDFTLALGSSSVTLYEMTKAFAEFGRLGKRLSPLLIHKVDDANGKNLLKTVSLDARFDKEIKAINDGFEERRKAFLEAMNDPAKIEEMKKKEGKNAKLDPSIFFQDADQLIRPSTAYVMTTLLKGVVEDAGGTGGRARAVGREVAGKTGSTNNYFDAWFIGYSPQISTGVWVGFDKEKSLGKGEVGGRSALPIWVDYMKAAHEGLPQMTFPVPDGIVFANIDSETGKLASASTKKIIRQAFVEGTEPTAASNKAEEATDFYKQDLSE comes from the coding sequence GTGTTAAAAAAGATCCTGCTATTTTGCGTCGCCCTCGGTCTTGTCGGCATCCTCGGTGTCTACCTCATCATTCAGTCTGTCAGATCCGGCCTGCCACAATTGATCACTGTGAAAGACTACCAGCCCCTGCTGGTCAGTCAGGTCTATGATCGCAACAACAAGAAAATCGGTGAGTTCTTCCGCGAACGCCGCACCTTGGTTCCTTACGAAAAGATTCCAAAGAATCTTGTTAATGCGTTCCTGGCGGCCGAAGATGATCAGTTCTTCTCGCACAAAGGGATCAATCCCCAAGCGATCTTCCGTGCGGCATTAGCCAACCTGCGCGCCGGTCGTTCCGTTCAAGGGGGATCGACGATCACGCAACAGGTGGCAAAAACACTGCTTCTGTCCTCTGAAAAAACTCTGACCCGAAAATTGCGTGATATTCTTCTGGCAATTGAGATGGAAAAGAATCTGAGCAAGGAAGACATCCTTTTCCTTTACCTGAATCAGATCTATTTCGGTCAGGGAGCTTACGGTGTTGAACAGGCCGCCCAGACTTATTATCGCAAACCGGTTTCCAAACTGACTTTGTCCGAAATGGCAATCCTGGCGGGTCTTCCTCAGGCTCCTTCCCGTTACAGCCCGGTTTCAAATCCTTTGCGCGCCAAAGAACGTCAGATCTATGTTCTGCGCCGCATGGCTGATGTGGGTTACGTTAGCAAAGAAGAGTCCGAAGCGGCCATCAAAGAGCCGGTGAAGGTTTACGTTCGCGAAAACTACGAAGAGTATGCTCCGTTCTATCTGGAAACTGTTCGTCAGTTGCTGGTGAATCAACTGGGTGAAGACATGGTTCTGGACAAGGGCCTGAAAATTTACACCAGCCTTGATCTGACCAAGCAAATGGCAGCGCAAGAATCTGTAAAGGAGGGCTTGAAATCCCTGGATAAGCGTCAGGGTTATCGTGGTCCTTCCAAAAACCTATCTGATGAAGACGCTATTGAAGAGTTCCTGAAAGAAAATCAAAAGAAGCTGATCTCGGACTTCACTCCGGAAAGAACCATTCTGCCGGACGGAAAGTTCGCCGATATCGTGCCGGTGAAATCAGCGCAGGATGAAAAGCTGCATCCGTTGCTGCCTCCGTATATCAAACTGAAAGACACCGTGAATGGTGTCGTTGAAAAAGTCGACGATGCGCTGGGTTTGGTTTACGTGAAACTGCCAGAGACTCGCGGCGTGATTGACATTGAAACCATGACTTGGGCCCGCAAACCGGATTCCGAGGCTCGCTATGACCTGGCCGCGATCAAAAAACCTTCTGAAGCGCTGAAGAAAGGCGATGTGATTCTGGTGAAAGTGGTCGCAGATCAATTCAACTCCACTCGACTGGCCAGCAAGAAAAAAGGCCAGCCGACTGCTGCCGCACCCGACTTAAGCAAATTCATCGGTCTTGAACTGGATCAGGAACCACTTGTTGAAGGGGCCTTGATTTCATTTGATCAGGAAAATCAGGATGTCCTGGCGATGGTGGGTGGATCCAACTTCGCAAAAAGTGAATTCAATCGTGCAATTCAAGCTCCCCGCCAGACAGGCTCTGCATTCAAAGCAATCGTCTACGCTTCGGCCCTGGAAAAGGGCTATACTCCGGCAACTCCGATCATGGATGCCCCGATTGTATACGAAGAAGGCGGCGCCGCTGACGATGCTGAAGGTCAGGGTGACATGAAGGTTTGGAAGCCATCCAATCACTCCAAAAGCTTCGGTGGCGACATTCTGTTCCGCAACGCTTTGGTCAAATCTTTGAATATCCCGACAGTAAAAATCATCGAGGATGTTGGTGTTCCATGGTCTATGGAATACGCTCGTCGCCTGGGAATCTACAGTCCGTTGAATCCGGACTTTACACTGGCCCTGGGCTCCAGCAGTGTGACTTTGTATGAAATGACCAAAGCCTTTGCTGAATTTGGTCGCCTTGGAAAAAGACTTTCCCCGCTGCTGATTCACAAGGTGGATGATGCCAATGGCAAGAATCTGCTAAAAACCGTGTCTTTGGATGCTCGTTTTGACAAAGAGATCAAAGCCATCAATGACGGTTTCGAAGAGCGTCGCAAAGCCTTCCTGGAAGCCATGAACGATCCAGCCAAGATCGAAGAAATGAAAAAGAAGGAAGGCAAGAATGCCAAACTTGATCCAAGCATCTTCTTCCAGGATGCTGATCAGCTGATTCGCCCTTCCACTGCTTATGTCATGACAACCTTGTTGAAAGGTGTTGTTGAAGACGCTGGCGGTACTGGTGGTCGCGCAAGAGCGGTGGGTCGCGAAGTGGCTGGCAAAACAGGTTCCACGAACAACTACTTTGACGCGTGGTTTATCGGCTACAGCCCGCAGATCTCCACTGGTGTATGGGTGGGCTTTGACAAAGAAAAAAGCTTGGGTAAAGGCGAGGTCGGTGGACGCTCTGCTTTGCCGATTTGGGTGGACTACATGAAAGCGGCTCACGAAGGTCTTCCGCAGATGACTTTCCCCGTGCCGGACGGTATTGTGTTTGCTAATATCGACAGCGAAACAGGTAAACTGGCTTCGGCTTCAACCAAGAAGATCATTCGTCAGGCTTTCGTTGAAGGGACTGAACCTACAGCCGCTTCGAACAAAGCAGAAGAAGCGACTGACTTCTACAAACAGGATTTATCGGAATGA
- the uvrA gene encoding excinuclease ABC subunit UvrA gives MKDIHLWGVKQNNLKNIEVKIPVGSMTVICGPSGSGKSSLAFETLFAEGQRRFIESMSNYARQFLNKAPKPDIEGINNIPPAISIEQKNTVKSSRSTVGTTTEIIDYLRLLYEKIGKSYCPTHHCPTEKESVTEATDKVLKNFAGKRGYLLVEINSEGRVAEGKKLHSLLLQDGYLRIYIPKVTEVKKPAAKAAGKKTKASGKKASKKVEAPEVVPTNPGGLTNEEMGTVVEIGEAAAIKKGLPKETFYLVIDRMSFNEDERGRLADSLTQAYEASIKYNTHLITRRATILSTDGERLQVSEEASCPVCGYTPPPLSSKLFSFNSPIGACPTCKGFGNILDIDEEKVIPNPNLSLAQGALSPLWMPSAAHEKKQLLAYCKKTKIDTHTPWKDLPKAERDVIWNGNKDFFGVRGLFEYLDQIKYKMHVRVFISRFRSPFQCPTCKGARLRTEANHVLIANSNINDLSNLTIEDLNTFFQKLEVTPFQQEVAGEVLKQIRSRLEFLMRVGVHYLSLGRETRTLSGGEYQRLILANQLGMGLSQALYVLDEPTVGLHPRDNDRLISILKDLKDLGNTLVIVEHDHDVIKASEHIIEMGPGSGYLGGEVVYSGTTEKFYDYEKSNTVPFLKPSKNWQALRTIRPVDVDNYKVKIELKGAKGHNLKNLDVVFPLNRLVTVTGVSGSGKSTLISKTLYPALARALDIEYMPAQDYSGLDGVEHIKNVLLIDQSPIGKSARSSPITYLKAFDAIRMIMSTTPESQSRGYTAGTFSLNVDGGRCPACKGTGYEEIDMMFMDNVVIPCDVCDGKKYRPEILEIQYKNKNIHEILSMTVNEAMNFFVAHPNIRKPLSVLKEVGLDYLQLGQPANSLSGGESQRLKIAKELSQVQQKSTLYILDEPTTGLHFREVELLMKVLNKLIETGGSVVVVEHNLDVIRGSDYVIDLGPEAGKKGGNIVATGTPDDIMKVKKSLTGQYLKRYIESHQTS, from the coding sequence ATGAAGGATATTCACCTCTGGGGGGTGAAACAAAACAATCTTAAGAACATTGAGGTCAAGATCCCGGTTGGTTCCATGACTGTGATCTGCGGCCCCAGTGGTTCCGGGAAATCTTCCCTGGCCTTCGAAACTCTGTTTGCCGAAGGTCAGCGCCGTTTTATCGAAAGCATGTCCAACTATGCCCGTCAGTTTCTGAACAAAGCTCCGAAACCGGACATCGAAGGCATCAATAATATTCCCCCGGCGATTTCGATTGAACAAAAGAATACGGTTAAAAGCTCCCGATCGACCGTGGGAACCACGACCGAAATCATCGACTATCTTCGACTGCTTTACGAAAAAATCGGGAAATCCTACTGCCCGACTCACCACTGCCCCACTGAAAAAGAAAGTGTGACCGAAGCCACCGACAAGGTTCTAAAGAACTTTGCCGGAAAGCGCGGTTATCTTCTGGTAGAAATCAATTCTGAAGGCCGGGTGGCTGAAGGCAAAAAGCTTCATTCACTTCTTTTGCAGGACGGCTACCTTCGTATCTACATCCCAAAAGTGACCGAGGTTAAAAAGCCTGCAGCAAAAGCTGCTGGTAAAAAAACCAAAGCTTCCGGCAAGAAGGCCTCCAAAAAAGTGGAGGCTCCAGAAGTCGTTCCCACAAATCCTGGCGGCCTGACCAATGAAGAAATGGGTACGGTCGTCGAAATTGGCGAAGCCGCCGCAATCAAAAAAGGTCTGCCTAAAGAAACGTTCTATCTGGTGATCGACCGTATGTCTTTCAACGAGGATGAACGCGGCCGACTGGCAGATTCACTGACTCAAGCCTATGAAGCCAGCATCAAATACAACACTCATCTGATCACCCGCCGAGCGACCATTCTTTCCACTGATGGAGAGCGCCTGCAAGTCAGCGAAGAAGCGTCCTGTCCGGTGTGTGGCTACACTCCGCCACCACTGAGCTCGAAACTTTTCAGCTTTAATTCTCCGATCGGGGCCTGCCCAACCTGCAAAGGCTTCGGTAATATCCTGGACATCGACGAAGAAAAAGTGATTCCAAATCCGAATTTGAGCCTGGCTCAAGGGGCCTTAAGCCCGCTCTGGATGCCCAGTGCGGCTCATGAAAAAAAGCAGCTGCTTGCGTACTGCAAAAAAACCAAGATCGACACACACACACCTTGGAAAGACCTTCCAAAAGCGGAACGTGATGTGATCTGGAATGGAAATAAAGATTTCTTCGGCGTGCGGGGCCTGTTTGAATACTTGGATCAGATCAAATACAAAATGCACGTGCGTGTGTTTATTTCCCGCTTCCGCAGTCCGTTCCAGTGCCCGACTTGCAAAGGCGCACGCCTGCGCACGGAAGCCAATCACGTTCTAATTGCCAACTCGAATATCAATGATCTTTCCAATTTGACGATTGAGGACCTGAATACCTTCTTCCAAAAACTGGAAGTCACGCCATTCCAGCAGGAAGTAGCGGGTGAAGTGTTAAAACAAATCCGCTCACGCCTGGAATTCCTGATGCGTGTCGGGGTTCATTATCTGTCCCTAGGACGAGAAACCCGCACACTGTCCGGCGGAGAATATCAGCGTTTGATCTTGGCCAACCAACTGGGCATGGGTCTTTCTCAAGCCTTGTATGTGTTAGATGAACCGACTGTGGGTCTGCACCCGCGCGACAACGACCGCCTGATTTCGATCCTGAAGGATCTTAAAGACCTTGGAAACACCTTGGTCATCGTTGAACACGATCACGATGTGATCAAAGCCAGCGAGCACATCATCGAAATGGGTCCTGGCTCTGGATACCTAGGTGGTGAGGTTGTTTACTCTGGCACCACTGAAAAATTCTATGACTATGAAAAGTCCAACACCGTTCCGTTCCTGAAGCCTTCCAAAAACTGGCAGGCTTTACGCACGATTCGCCCGGTGGATGTCGATAACTACAAGGTTAAGATTGAACTCAAAGGCGCCAAAGGCCACAACCTGAAGAATCTGGATGTGGTCTTCCCGCTGAATCGTCTGGTGACCGTAACGGGCGTCAGTGGCTCAGGCAAATCGACTTTGATCTCAAAAACTCTTTATCCGGCCTTGGCTCGCGCTTTGGATATTGAATACATGCCAGCGCAGGACTATTCCGGCTTGGATGGCGTGGAGCATATCAAGAACGTACTGCTAATCGACCAGTCCCCGATTGGTAAATCCGCGCGAAGCTCACCGATCACTTACCTGAAGGCGTTTGATGCCATTCGTATGATCATGTCGACAACCCCTGAATCCCAGTCCCGTGGTTACACGGCCGGAACCTTCAGTTTGAATGTGGATGGCGGACGCTGCCCGGCCTGCAAAGGCACAGGCTATGAGGAAATCGACATGATGTTCATGGATAACGTGGTTATCCCATGTGACGTTTGTGACGGTAAAAAGTACCGTCCCGAGATCCTGGAAATTCAGTACAAAAACAAAAATATTCACGAAATTCTTTCAATGACCGTGAATGAAGCCATGAATTTCTTCGTGGCTCACCCGAATATCCGTAAGCCTTTGAGCGTACTAAAAGAAGTGGGTCTGGATTACCTGCAACTGGGGCAACCGGCCAATTCTTTAAGCGGTGGGGAATCCCAGCGTCTGAAAATCGCCAAAGAACTGTCTCAAGTCCAACAGAAGTCCACCCTGTACATCCTGGATGAGCCGACCACCGGTCTGCACTTCCGCGAGGTCGAGCTTTTGATGAAGGTTTTGAACAAGCTGATCGAGACTGGCGGCAGCGTCGTCGTCGTGGAGCACAATTTGGATGTGATCCGCGGTTCAGATTATGTGATTGACCTCGGTCCCGAAGCAGGTAAAAAAGGCGGAAACATTGTGGCTACGGGCACTCCGGACGACATCATGAAAGTGAAGAAAAGTCTGACGGGGCAATATCTCAAGCGTTATATCGAGAGCCACCAAACCTCGTAA